The following are encoded in a window of Flavobacterium psychrotrophum genomic DNA:
- a CDS encoding aminotransferase-like domain-containing protein, giving the protein MDSPVQIPFKSFITLKPQEPTAVYLQIVFEFIKAIQMGLLPEGTKLPGTRTLCKLLSVNRNTLIKSFQDLEAQGWIQILPNKGTFILSQAKQNSKADVSQSTNKSSKINTGFTFTRSALLENPVEVSTLPHQFNDGLPDLRLVQTDVLARLYVSKLKRQKSTNTWEQVQTLSHQSFKLHFSNYLNLTRGIRIAPANLLTTTSHEVSLYLVTKLLLAPGDNVVVASPGYYRSNMTLADTGAKIIPVPTDKEGISTKDLKTICQEKTIRVLYLTSSYHYPTTTALSAKRRIELLELANQYGFVILEDDYDFDFHYDNNPVLPLAAFDSNDRVVYIGSFGRSLPAGFGYGFVAAPSEFIAELEKHQNILEPGIDVIKEQALTEWIQEGEVHRLSKKNKIRYKERRDAFINLLSTQLKGRIKFQVPARGLAVWVEWLDNFNLIQLQKECAANGLFLPKTILYQSKNLTATRLGFGHLTVTEMEEAITILSKSLETVLKNSH; this is encoded by the coding sequence ATGGATAGTCCGGTTCAAATTCCTTTTAAAAGCTTCATCACACTAAAGCCTCAGGAACCAACTGCGGTGTACCTGCAAATAGTATTTGAGTTTATTAAAGCCATACAAATGGGACTATTGCCCGAAGGTACAAAACTGCCCGGTACCCGCACACTGTGCAAGCTGCTATCGGTTAACCGTAATACGCTCATAAAGTCGTTCCAGGATCTGGAGGCACAGGGATGGATACAGATTTTGCCTAATAAGGGGACGTTTATACTATCTCAGGCAAAGCAAAATTCCAAGGCTGATGTTAGCCAATCTACAAACAAAAGTTCTAAAATTAATACCGGCTTTACCTTTACACGCTCTGCCCTGCTGGAAAATCCTGTGGAAGTAAGTACCCTGCCCCACCAGTTTAATGATGGCCTGCCCGACCTGAGGCTTGTACAAACTGATGTACTGGCACGCCTGTATGTTTCTAAACTAAAACGGCAAAAGAGCACCAATACATGGGAACAGGTACAAACACTGTCGCACCAGAGTTTTAAATTACATTTTTCTAATTACCTCAACCTTACACGTGGCATACGCATTGCTCCCGCTAACCTGCTTACCACAACCAGTCACGAAGTTAGCCTGTATTTAGTTACAAAACTGCTGCTGGCTCCCGGCGACAATGTGGTGGTTGCTTCTCCCGGATATTACCGGTCTAACATGACACTTGCAGATACCGGAGCTAAAATTATCCCGGTGCCTACAGATAAAGAAGGCATTAGCACCAAAGATTTAAAAACCATTTGTCAGGAAAAAACCATCAGGGTACTGTACCTAACCTCCAGTTACCACTACCCTACTACAACTGCGCTGAGTGCCAAACGGAGGATAGAGCTGCTCGAACTTGCTAACCAGTATGGTTTTGTAATTTTAGAAGATGATTATGATTTTGACTTTCATTATGACAATAACCCGGTATTGCCACTGGCTGCTTTTGATTCTAATGACAGGGTTGTTTACATTGGGTCGTTCGGACGGTCGCTGCCGGCTGGCTTTGGTTATGGTTTTGTTGCAGCACCCTCTGAATTTATTGCCGAATTAGAAAAACACCAAAATATACTGGAACCCGGCATTGATGTTATTAAAGAACAGGCACTAACCGAATGGATACAGGAGGGTGAAGTACACAGGCTCTCTAAAAAGAACAAAATACGTTATAAAGAACGCAGGGATGCTTTTATAAACCTGCTGTCAACCCAGCTGAAAGGGCGTATAAAATTTCAGGTGCCTGCACGAGGACTGGCTGTGTGGGTAGAATGGCTGGATAACTTTAACCTGATTCAGCTGCAAAAAGAATGCGCGGCTAATGGGCTGTTCCTGCCAAAAACCATTTTATACCAATCCAAAAACCTTACAGCAACACGGCTGGGATTCGGGCATTTAACAGTAACCGAAATGGAAGAGGCTATTACAATTTTAAGCAAATCACTTGAAACGGTTTTAAAAAACAGCCACTAA